In Alkalihalobacillus sp. FSL W8-0930, a single window of DNA contains:
- a CDS encoding PhoH family protein — protein sequence MRKIYVLDTNVLLQDPYSIFAFQKHEVVLPAVVLEEVDSKKRNMDEIGRNARQISKLIDQLREKGKLHEGVPLDSGGSLRVELNHRSFKNLKESFAEMTNDNRIIAVALNLSIEENEKKNGAKVTLVSKDALVRVKADAFGLDVEDFLNDRVVEFDEGYDGYIEVYVDKDIIKRFYDNGGINRGDLSIHTQLYPHQFVILKDSLGGSSSALGKIEPNGFDIRPFVSDSDQVWGIRSRNVQQKMVFELLLREDIPLVTMIGKAGTGKTLLSLAAGLLQTEDLHTYNKLLVARPVVPLGKDIGYLPGEKDEKLRPWMQPIYDNLEFLFNTKKPGEIDQILAGMGSIQVEALTYIRGRSIPEQYIIIDEAQNLTKHEIKTILTRVGEKSKIVLMGDPQQIDHPYLDEYTNGLTYVVEKFKNQSIHGHVKLVKGERSGLAQLAADLL from the coding sequence TTGAGAAAAATCTATGTGTTAGATACAAACGTGTTACTGCAAGATCCTTATTCTATCTTTGCCTTTCAAAAACATGAGGTAGTCCTGCCTGCAGTAGTATTGGAAGAAGTGGATTCTAAGAAACGTAATATGGATGAGATTGGACGCAATGCTCGTCAAATCTCAAAATTAATAGATCAATTGCGTGAAAAGGGGAAGTTGCATGAGGGAGTGCCACTTGATTCGGGTGGATCCCTACGAGTAGAATTAAATCACCGTTCCTTTAAGAACTTAAAAGAATCATTTGCAGAAATGACAAACGATAATCGAATTATTGCTGTAGCATTAAACCTTTCAATAGAAGAAAATGAAAAGAAAAACGGAGCTAAAGTGACCCTGGTCAGCAAGGATGCTCTGGTCAGAGTAAAGGCTGATGCATTTGGTTTGGACGTGGAAGACTTTTTAAATGATCGAGTGGTAGAGTTTGATGAAGGCTACGATGGCTATATTGAAGTCTATGTTGATAAGGACATTATCAAACGGTTTTATGACAATGGTGGAATCAATCGAGGCGATCTCTCGATTCATACTCAACTGTATCCGCATCAATTTGTCATTCTGAAAGACTCCTTAGGTGGTTCTAGCTCTGCTCTAGGGAAAATTGAGCCAAACGGTTTTGACATACGACCCTTTGTTTCAGATTCAGATCAGGTATGGGGGATCCGCTCTCGAAATGTCCAACAAAAGATGGTATTTGAGCTCTTACTTAGAGAAGACATTCCGCTTGTGACGATGATCGGAAAAGCAGGAACTGGAAAAACACTATTATCTCTTGCGGCAGGGTTATTACAAACAGAGGATCTTCATACGTATAACAAGTTGTTAGTGGCAAGACCAGTTGTCCCACTTGGGAAAGACATCGGCTATTTGCCCGGTGAAAAAGATGAAAAGCTAAGACCGTGGATGCAGCCTATTTATGATAACCTTGAATTTCTGTTTAATACAAAAAAGCCAGGTGAGATTGATCAAATTCTTGCAGGAATGGGATCTATTCAAGTGGAGGCACTTACGTATATCAGGGGGAGGAGTATTCCAGAGCAATATATCATTATCGATGAGGCTCAGAATCTCACGAAGCATGAAATTAAAACGATCCTGACTAGAGTAGGGGAGAAAAGTAAAATTGTGTTGATGGGTGATCCACAGCAAATCGACCACCCATACCTTGATGAATACACAAATGGGCTAACCTATGTAGTAGAAAAATTTAAAAACCAATCCATTCACGGACATGTGAAGCTAGTGAAAGGAGAAAGGTCCGGACTCGCGCAGCTTGCAGCTGATCTTTTATAA
- a CDS encoding YlaI family protein yields the protein MRVKCVLCDQIDTINDLKPLAKKLRNRPLHTYMCPTCEERITRKTMERNKNHNEVES from the coding sequence ATGAGAGTAAAGTGCGTGTTATGTGATCAAATCGATACAATCAATGATTTAAAACCTTTAGCAAAAAAGCTACGCAATCGGCCTCTTCATACGTATATGTGTCCGACTTGCGAAGAACGTATTACTCGTAAAACGATGGAACGTAATAAAAACCATAACGAAGTTGAATCTTAA
- a CDS encoding YlaH-like family protein, protein MKDNISQADLGQYSWLMQQTAEYPWLGFWTCIITVILGVIVFKLGFAQKLPLLKSIIIYTMLVIGCFFLWTMEFAFGAPIMAVLAISAIFLGGYRFRLHLHRKQNEQSGTQSS, encoded by the coding sequence ATGAAAGACAATATCAGCCAAGCTGACCTGGGTCAATATTCGTGGCTCATGCAGCAAACAGCAGAATATCCTTGGCTGGGTTTTTGGACATGTATAATTACCGTAATTCTTGGAGTCATCGTTTTTAAGCTTGGTTTTGCTCAAAAGCTTCCTCTTTTAAAATCAATCATTATCTATACAATGCTTGTCATTGGTTGCTTTTTTCTTTGGACGATGGAATTCGCATTTGGTGCACCGATCATGGCCGTGTTGGCGATCTCCGCTATTTTCTTAGGCGGGTACCGATTCAGACTCCATCTTCATAGAAAGCAAAATGAACAAAGTGGAACTCAATCCTCTTAA
- the typA gene encoding translational GTPase TypA: MDRRSDIRNIAIIAHVDHGKTTLVDELLKQSGTFRENEQVAERAMDSNAIEKERGITILAKNTAINYGDTRINIMDTPGHADFGGEVERIMKMVDGVLLVVDAYEGCMPQTRFVLKKALEQKLTPIVVVNKIDRDFARPAEVVDEVVDLFIDLGADEDQLDFPVVYASAINGTSSLNPEKQDDNMTCLLNKIIESIPAPIDNSSEPLQFQVTMLDYNDYLGRIGIGRVFRGTIKVGQQVALMKVDGSVKQFRVTKMFGFLGLKRVEIEEAKAGDLIAVSGMEEINVGETVCPVEHQEALPILRIDEPTLQMTFLVNNSPFAGREGKFITSRKIEERLKAELETDVSLRVENTDSPEVWIVSGRGELHLSILIENMRREGYELQVSKPEVIVRQIDGIAQEPVERVQIDVPEEYTGAVMESLGERKGEMVNMINNGSGQVRLEFMVPARGLIGYSTEFLTQTRGYGIINHSFDSYKPLFGGQVGGRRQGVLVSIESGKTSQYGIMQVEDRGTIFVEPGTEIYEGMIVGEHTRDNDLTVNITKMKQQTNVRSATKDQTVTMKRPRILTLEESIEYLNEDEYCELTPDSIRLRKKILNKNERERAEKRKKTGSQS, from the coding sequence ATGGATCGTCGTTCAGATATACGTAATATCGCAATTATTGCCCACGTTGACCACGGTAAAACAACGCTTGTAGATGAATTACTTAAACAATCAGGTACGTTCCGCGAGAACGAACAGGTTGCAGAAAGAGCAATGGATTCTAACGCAATTGAAAAAGAGCGTGGAATTACCATTCTTGCTAAAAACACCGCGATTAACTATGGTGATACACGCATTAACATCATGGATACGCCAGGACACGCCGACTTTGGTGGTGAAGTAGAGCGTATCATGAAAATGGTTGATGGTGTTTTACTTGTTGTTGATGCTTATGAGGGCTGTATGCCTCAAACGCGTTTTGTACTTAAAAAAGCGCTTGAGCAAAAGCTAACTCCAATTGTTGTCGTTAACAAGATTGACCGTGACTTCGCTCGTCCAGCTGAAGTAGTGGATGAAGTGGTTGATTTGTTTATTGATCTAGGAGCAGATGAAGATCAGTTAGATTTCCCTGTTGTTTATGCTTCTGCAATCAACGGTACATCTAGTTTAAATCCTGAGAAGCAAGACGATAACATGACTTGCCTATTAAACAAGATCATTGAATCGATTCCTGCACCAATTGATAACAGCAGTGAGCCGTTACAATTCCAAGTAACAATGCTTGATTACAATGACTATCTTGGTCGTATCGGAATAGGACGTGTATTCCGTGGAACAATTAAAGTTGGACAACAAGTAGCTCTTATGAAGGTTGATGGATCTGTTAAACAGTTCCGTGTAACAAAAATGTTCGGTTTCCTTGGTTTAAAACGAGTAGAAATTGAAGAAGCAAAAGCTGGAGATCTAATTGCAGTATCTGGAATGGAAGAGATTAACGTAGGGGAAACCGTTTGCCCGGTTGAACACCAAGAAGCCCTTCCGATTCTTCGTATTGATGAGCCAACACTTCAAATGACGTTCCTTGTAAATAACAGTCCTTTTGCAGGTCGTGAAGGGAAATTTATTACAAGCCGTAAGATTGAAGAGCGCTTGAAAGCTGAGCTTGAAACGGATGTTAGTCTTCGTGTTGAAAACACAGATTCACCGGAAGTATGGATTGTTTCAGGACGTGGAGAACTTCACTTATCAATTCTAATTGAGAACATGCGTCGTGAAGGCTATGAGCTTCAAGTGTCTAAGCCTGAGGTTATCGTTCGTCAAATTGATGGCATTGCCCAAGAGCCAGTTGAACGAGTTCAAATCGATGTTCCAGAAGAGTACACTGGTGCTGTTATGGAATCACTTGGAGAACGTAAAGGTGAAATGGTTAACATGATTAACAATGGTAGTGGACAAGTTCGCCTTGAGTTCATGGTTCCTGCTCGTGGTTTGATTGGGTATTCTACTGAATTCCTTACACAAACACGTGGTTACGGAATTATTAACCATTCATTCGATAGCTACAAGCCATTATTTGGTGGTCAAGTTGGTGGACGTCGTCAAGGTGTACTTGTTTCTATTGAATCAGGTAAGACAAGCCAATACGGAATTATGCAAGTAGAAGACCGTGGTACAATCTTTGTTGAACCAGGTACTGAAATTTATGAGGGAATGATTGTTGGAGAACATACACGTGATAATGACCTTACCGTTAACATCACGAAGATGAAGCAACAAACCAACGTTCGTTCAGCTACAAAGGACCAAACCGTTACAATGAAGCGTCCTCGTATCTTGACGCTTGAAGAATCTATTGAGTATCTAAACGAAGACGAATATTGTGAGTTAACTCCAGATTCAATTCGTTTACGTAAAAAGATCTTAAACAAAAACGAACGTGAAAGAGCAGAAAAACGTAAGAAGACAGGAAGCCAATCCTAG
- a CDS encoding YlaF family protein, translated as MKKENLLFLLLAAITVACIMSIGIAVAERSIIIALLAVAGVILAMGLGFTLKKRIRENNQSEIN; from the coding sequence TTGAAAAAAGAAAACCTTTTATTTTTATTACTAGCCGCGATCACCGTAGCGTGTATTATGAGTATTGGTATAGCCGTTGCTGAGAGAAGCATTATTATTGCCTTACTTGCTGTAGCAGGTGTCATTCTCGCTATGGGACTCGGCTTCACTCTTAAAAAGCGCATTCGTGAAAATAATCAATCTGAAATAAACTAA
- a CDS encoding NAD(P)-dependent oxidoreductase, whose product MKKVGFIGLGTMGLPMTKHLIDSNFETYVVSRSRGPIDEAVAYGAKEAKTPKELMEICDIVMTCLPVPKTIEDVYEGEDGLIAGASPGKIVIDHSTVDRQTNERVLHLLQEKGAEFMDAPVSGGPMGASAGTLTIMCGGEEQTFLRAEPVMKSYGAYIVHVGPIGSGTVVKLLNNMLIGVHQAALAECYVMAEKAGVDPAVAYDLIQKSAGFSKSMDWAVDAILDREFDARFSINLLHKDIGLALDLAEEIDMPLEMVKLGAEKVALAKEKYGHQDVSAIVRPLEEKTGITLKRHKNQG is encoded by the coding sequence ATGAAAAAAGTTGGCTTTATAGGACTTGGAACGATGGGCCTGCCAATGACAAAGCATTTAATTGACTCTAATTTTGAAACGTATGTAGTAAGTCGTAGCCGCGGACCAATTGATGAGGCGGTCGCTTATGGAGCAAAAGAAGCAAAGACACCTAAAGAATTGATGGAAATTTGCGATATTGTGATGACATGCTTGCCTGTTCCTAAAACAATCGAAGACGTGTATGAGGGTGAAGACGGGTTAATTGCGGGAGCATCACCTGGCAAGATTGTGATTGATCATTCTACTGTGGATCGTCAAACAAATGAACGAGTATTACATCTTCTTCAAGAAAAAGGTGCTGAATTTATGGATGCACCCGTTAGTGGTGGACCAATGGGAGCAAGCGCGGGTACACTAACGATTATGTGTGGGGGAGAGGAACAAACCTTCTTAAGGGCCGAACCTGTGATGAAGTCCTACGGGGCGTATATCGTCCATGTCGGTCCAATCGGTAGCGGAACCGTTGTGAAATTATTAAATAACATGTTAATTGGCGTACACCAAGCAGCTCTTGCTGAGTGTTATGTGATGGCTGAAAAAGCAGGTGTTGATCCAGCGGTAGCCTATGATCTCATCCAGAAAAGTGCTGGATTTTCAAAAAGCATGGATTGGGCGGTAGATGCCATTCTTGATCGAGAGTTTGATGCAAGATTTTCAATTAATCTCCTTCATAAAGACATTGGACTTGCTCTTGATCTGGCAGAAGAGATAGACATGCCTCTTGAGATGGTTAAGCTAGGTGCTGAGAAGGTTGCTTTAGCCAAAGAAAAATATGGTCACCAAGATGTTAGTGCAATTGTTAGACCCCTTGAAGAAAAAACAGGAATCACCTTAAAACGTCACAAAAACCAAGGATAA
- a CDS encoding inositol monophosphatase family protein — MADWNELGKVARNWTYEAAEQIKEALANPFKVEAKSGPDDLVTEVDKNTEAFFYNKVKETFPEHSFLGEEGTAEKLENTDGITWIIDPIDGTMNFVQQKIKFAISIGIYEDGVGKIGIVYDVMADEMFYAVKGVGAYVNDVELVAGKERPLNESIISLNARWLTETDHPHANPLLALVRDSRSVRSYGAAAIELAYVAADRLDAYLSVNLSPWDYAGAQVLLDEMGYRASSFSGKPLSLLDGGTVIAAKPALQREIVSAYVGEEN, encoded by the coding sequence ATGGCTGATTGGAACGAACTTGGAAAAGTAGCTCGGAACTGGACATACGAGGCAGCAGAACAAATAAAAGAAGCCTTAGCGAATCCTTTTAAGGTTGAAGCAAAATCAGGGCCAGATGATCTTGTGACTGAAGTAGATAAGAATACAGAAGCGTTTTTTTACAATAAAGTGAAAGAAACCTTCCCTGAACACTCATTTCTAGGTGAAGAGGGAACGGCAGAGAAGCTAGAAAACACGGACGGAATTACGTGGATTATTGATCCGATCGATGGCACGATGAACTTTGTTCAACAAAAAATAAAGTTCGCCATTTCTATTGGGATCTATGAAGATGGTGTCGGGAAAATCGGCATCGTTTATGATGTGATGGCTGACGAAATGTTTTACGCAGTAAAAGGCGTAGGGGCGTACGTAAACGATGTGGAACTTGTTGCTGGAAAAGAAAGACCTTTAAATGAGTCGATCATTTCGTTAAATGCAAGGTGGTTAACTGAAACAGACCATCCTCATGCAAATCCTCTACTAGCACTTGTTAGAGATTCTAGAAGCGTACGTTCATACGGTGCTGCTGCCATAGAACTTGCTTATGTAGCAGCAGATCGTCTAGATGCGTACTTAAGTGTAAACTTATCTCCTTGGGATTATGCGGGTGCACAAGTTCTACTAGATGAGATGGGCTACCGTGCATCTTCATTTTCGGGAAAACCACTCTCCCTTCTTGATGGAGGAACGGTGATTGCCGCGAAGCCAGCCTTGCAAAGGGAAATCGTATCTGCTTACGTAGGGGAGGAGAATTAA
- a CDS encoding DUF1054 domain-containing protein, with product MDLFKGFTKEDFDVFKIDGLEARMDGIRERIQPSFQAIADEVVPTLSTIAGDEFFTHIAQHARRKVNPPNDTWVAFAANKRGYKMMPHFQVGLYESHLFIWFAVIYEAQVKSSFANQLLTDVSKWKQTIPGNFSWSLDHMKPETLKHEDLTEEDLKEMFVRLRDVKKAELLCGVTIDRNDPILIDGPALTSKIEETFKTVFPLYQESQKVHSMTT from the coding sequence ATAGATTTGTTTAAGGGATTTACTAAAGAGGATTTTGACGTATTTAAAATAGATGGTCTAGAAGCAAGAATGGATGGTATAAGAGAACGAATTCAACCTTCTTTTCAAGCGATAGCAGATGAAGTAGTCCCTACATTAAGTACTATTGCAGGCGATGAATTCTTCACTCATATCGCCCAGCACGCAAGACGAAAAGTGAATCCTCCAAATGACACATGGGTTGCATTTGCAGCAAATAAAAGAGGTTATAAGATGATGCCACATTTTCAGGTTGGGCTTTATGAATCTCACCTTTTCATTTGGTTTGCAGTTATTTACGAGGCACAAGTGAAATCCAGCTTTGCAAATCAGCTTTTAACAGATGTATCTAAATGGAAACAAACCATTCCTGGAAATTTCTCATGGTCTCTTGACCATATGAAGCCTGAAACACTAAAGCACGAAGATTTAACGGAAGAAGATTTAAAAGAGATGTTTGTTCGTTTACGAGATGTAAAAAAAGCTGAACTGCTTTGCGGGGTAACCATTGATCGAAATGACCCTATCTTAATAGACGGACCCGCGTTGACCTCAAAAATTGAAGAAACGTTTAAGACCGTTTTCCCACTGTATCAAGAATCTCAAAAAGTTCACTCTATGACTACTTAA
- a CDS encoding UPF0223 family protein, translating to MNMPISLDWSKEEVVDVIHFFQGVEEAYQKSGISRNDLMNRYRRFKEIVPSKSEEKQLCKEFEEEAEANVSCYRTVQKAKAGESDRVRMP from the coding sequence ATGAACATGCCTATTTCATTAGACTGGTCAAAAGAAGAAGTAGTTGATGTCATTCATTTTTTTCAAGGGGTAGAGGAGGCTTATCAAAAATCAGGGATCAGCCGAAATGATTTGATGAATCGTTATCGACGTTTTAAAGAAATTGTCCCTTCAAAAAGTGAAGAGAAGCAGCTATGTAAGGAATTTGAAGAGGAAGCTGAGGCTAATGTTTCCTGTTATCGTACCGTTCAAAAGGCAAAAGCAGGGGAATCAGATCGTGTTCGTATGCCTTAG
- a CDS encoding aminotransferase class I/II-fold pyridoxal phosphate-dependent enzyme encodes MPKSQHVTPIFTGVKEHAQNQPVQFHIPGHKQGSGMEPEFREFIGDNALSIDMINIAPLDDLHHPSGIIKEAQELAAEAFGADHTFFSVQGTSGAIMTMIMAVCKPGEKLIVPRNVHKSIMSAIIFSGAMPVFIHPEIDKTHGISHGVTVSSVEKALDAHPDAKGLLVINPTYFGVAGDLEQIVELAHSYSMPVLVDEAHGVHIHFHEELPLSAMQAGADMAATSVHKLGGSMTQSSILNVREGLVSAKRVQSVISMLTTTSTSYLLLSSLDAARKQLAINGHELLQQTIELAQYAREQINAIKGLNCLGDRLLFSESAFSYDPTKLIISLKGLSMSGHDAEVWLREQYKIEVELSDLYNILCIVSFGDTKETIQILISALQEMANQFQAEELHETNDISILVPDVPTLALSPRDAFYAEVEVIPFKKSAGRIIAEFIMVYPPGIPILIPGEVITAENLAYVQKNLEAGLPVQGPEDESLNTLLVIKEKHAIQ; translated from the coding sequence TTGCCCAAATCACAACATGTGACACCAATATTTACAGGTGTTAAAGAACATGCACAAAACCAACCCGTACAGTTCCATATACCCGGCCATAAGCAAGGATCCGGAATGGAACCAGAATTCAGAGAATTTATTGGCGATAACGCCTTATCCATTGATATGATAAATATAGCTCCACTTGATGACCTGCATCATCCATCTGGGATCATTAAGGAAGCGCAGGAATTAGCTGCTGAAGCTTTTGGGGCCGATCACACATTCTTCTCTGTTCAGGGAACGAGTGGTGCGATTATGACAATGATTATGGCTGTTTGCAAACCGGGCGAAAAATTGATTGTACCACGGAATGTGCATAAGTCCATTATGTCGGCAATTATTTTCTCGGGTGCCATGCCTGTGTTTATCCATCCTGAGATTGATAAAACACATGGAATTTCACATGGTGTAACAGTATCCTCTGTTGAAAAAGCGCTTGATGCCCATCCGGATGCAAAAGGATTATTAGTGATTAACCCAACGTACTTTGGCGTTGCTGGAGATTTAGAACAAATTGTTGAACTTGCTCACTCATATTCCATGCCAGTACTCGTTGATGAAGCTCACGGTGTACACATACACTTTCATGAGGAACTTCCTTTATCAGCGATGCAAGCAGGCGCTGACATGGCAGCAACCAGCGTGCACAAGCTGGGAGGTTCAATGACACAAAGCTCGATCTTAAATGTTCGTGAAGGCCTTGTCTCAGCTAAAAGAGTCCAGTCGGTCATTAGTATGCTCACAACTACATCTACATCTTATTTACTTTTATCTTCACTAGATGCAGCAAGAAAGCAACTTGCGATTAACGGACATGAACTTCTTCAACAAACCATAGAGTTAGCTCAATATGCACGCGAGCAAATAAATGCAATTAAGGGATTAAACTGCTTAGGAGATCGTCTTCTCTTCTCTGAATCAGCTTTCTCTTACGACCCGACAAAGCTGATCATCTCGTTAAAAGGATTATCCATGTCTGGCCATGATGCAGAGGTTTGGTTAAGGGAGCAATATAAGATTGAAGTTGAGCTTTCAGACTTGTACAATATTTTGTGCATTGTATCCTTTGGTGATACAAAAGAAACAATACAGATCTTAATTTCGGCTCTTCAAGAAATGGCCAATCAATTTCAAGCAGAAGAATTACATGAAACAAACGATATCTCTATCCTCGTACCTGATGTGCCAACACTTGCTTTGTCACCAAGGGATGCTTTTTATGCAGAGGTTGAAGTGATTCCTTTTAAGAAATCAGCAGGGCGCATCATTGCTGAATTTATTATGGTTTACCCTCCAGGTATCCCTATTTTAATTCCTGGTGAAGTGATTACAGCCGAGAATTTGGCGTACGTTCAAAAGAATCTTGAAGCAGGCTTACCTGTACAAGGACCTGAGGATGAAAGCCTCAATACGTTACTCGTTATTAAAGAGAAGCACGCCATTCAATAG
- a CDS encoding polysaccharide deacetylase family protein, with the protein MKRTMLLTSVSVIMLAACQTQADQQVDEAEVVQGQEQSEETNADSEADDDQEEKIGSEDESEEQEAETSEQASDEIEKEYKINDVIWTVEPIEEANPEVVLLTIDDAPDQHAVEMAETLKEKDVPAIFFVNGHFLTTDEEKERLKEIHNMGFEIGNHTATHPDLKAISEEEQREEIVSVSDQVEDIIGERPRFFRAPFGSNTDFSKELVAEEGMTLMNWTYGYDWESDYQSADALADIMVNNEFVQNGANLLMHDRDWTNEALSDIVDGLRDKGYDFVDPHTIE; encoded by the coding sequence ATGAAACGAACGATGCTTTTAACTTCGGTTAGTGTCATAATGCTTGCAGCATGTCAAACTCAAGCTGATCAGCAAGTGGATGAAGCAGAAGTAGTACAAGGTCAAGAACAGAGTGAAGAGACGAATGCAGATTCGGAAGCAGATGATGACCAAGAAGAGAAAATAGGGTCTGAGGATGAATCAGAAGAGCAAGAAGCCGAGACATCAGAGCAAGCTTCAGATGAGATCGAGAAAGAATATAAAATCAATGACGTGATTTGGACTGTTGAACCGATTGAAGAAGCAAACCCCGAAGTTGTGCTTTTAACAATTGATGATGCACCTGATCAACATGCCGTTGAAATGGCGGAAACCTTAAAAGAAAAAGATGTTCCAGCAATCTTTTTTGTGAATGGTCACTTTCTAACAACGGATGAAGAAAAAGAAAGATTAAAAGAAATACATAATATGGGCTTCGAAATCGGGAATCACACAGCGACACATCCGGATTTAAAGGCAATTAGCGAGGAAGAACAACGTGAAGAAATTGTAAGTGTGAGTGATCAAGTGGAAGACATTATAGGAGAACGCCCTAGGTTCTTTAGAGCGCCGTTTGGTTCAAATACTGATTTTTCAAAGGAACTGGTTGCTGAAGAAGGAATGACCTTAATGAATTGGACATATGGATATGACTGGGAGTCGGATTATCAATCGGCTGATGCTTTAGCTGATATTATGGTAAATAACGAGTTTGTCCAAAATGGTGCAAACCTTCTTATGCATGATCGTGACTGGACGAATGAAGCACTCTCAGATATTGTGGATGGCCTAAGAGATAAAGGGTATGACTTTGTGGATCCGCACACGATTGAATAG
- a CDS encoding BCCT family transporter, producing MKKTTSVFTISIIIALAFILWGVVFPNNLDHVTTLIQGFLTNQLGWFYLLAATAFVGFSIYLIFSPYGRIKLGKPDEKPQYSFLTWFAFLFTAGMGIGLVFWGAAEPISHFHTPFRADPDTNQAAAEAIQYSMFHWGIHPWAIYSVVALCLAYFQFRKDEPAIFSSTLRPIAGNRVDGGLGTTINVFVVIATIFGVATSLGFGAAQISGGLGFLFPAITNMNPTLLNLIVIIIVTILFSVSAISGIDKGIRYLSNLNVYLAIALMLFILFAGSTAYMMGVFTQGIGNYLQNFINMSFSLDIYDVENTWIQDWTLFYWAWWISWSPFVGSFIARVSRGRTIREFIIGVIAVPALFGALWFSVFGGAAIQLERLGSNFGDMITASGEEVALFALLEQFPLTMFVSIVAVILIASFFVTSADSATVVLGMQTTNGMLNPPNVVKLVWGIIISGTAAVLLTSEQGLTALQTTAIIGAFPFTFIMILMIVSLMKSLGEEKPLLAQDKERLRQERARLKSEQNKLKEEKEKFRKAKIDSLKNKK from the coding sequence TTGAAAAAAACAACATCGGTATTCACAATTTCAATAATTATCGCATTAGCTTTTATTCTATGGGGGGTCGTCTTCCCGAATAACCTAGATCATGTTACTACCCTTATACAAGGCTTTTTAACAAATCAATTAGGTTGGTTTTATTTACTGGCTGCAACGGCTTTCGTTGGATTTAGTATTTATTTAATATTTAGTCCGTATGGCAGAATTAAGTTAGGAAAACCAGATGAGAAACCACAATACAGTTTCCTTACATGGTTTGCCTTTCTATTCACTGCAGGTATGGGAATAGGACTCGTTTTCTGGGGAGCTGCTGAACCTATCAGTCATTTCCACACTCCATTCAGAGCTGATCCAGATACAAATCAAGCGGCTGCTGAAGCGATTCAGTATTCAATGTTCCACTGGGGAATTCATCCTTGGGCCATCTATTCTGTTGTTGCACTATGCCTTGCTTATTTTCAATTCCGTAAGGATGAGCCTGCCATTTTCAGTTCTACACTCAGACCGATTGCAGGAAACAGAGTAGACGGTGGATTAGGTACAACAATTAACGTGTTCGTTGTTATTGCAACCATTTTTGGAGTAGCAACTTCACTTGGGTTTGGTGCCGCACAAATATCCGGAGGGTTAGGATTTTTATTTCCTGCCATCACTAATATGAACCCAACGCTTCTAAACTTAATTGTCATTATCATTGTTACTATTTTGTTTAGTGTCTCTGCAATAAGTGGAATAGACAAAGGCATTCGTTACTTAAGTAATCTAAACGTTTACCTTGCCATTGCCCTTATGCTGTTTATACTCTTTGCAGGCTCTACTGCTTATATGATGGGCGTTTTCACACAGGGTATCGGTAACTACCTACAGAACTTTATTAACATGAGTTTTTCACTAGACATCTATGATGTAGAAAATACGTGGATTCAAGATTGGACTTTATTTTACTGGGCTTGGTGGATCTCATGGTCTCCATTTGTTGGTTCATTTATTGCTCGTGTTTCAAGAGGTCGTACGATTAGAGAATTTATTATCGGTGTAATTGCGGTTCCAGCATTGTTTGGTGCATTATGGTTCTCTGTGTTTGGCGGAGCTGCCATTCAACTTGAACGCTTAGGAAGTAATTTTGGTGATATGATTACAGCATCTGGTGAGGAAGTAGCATTGTTTGCGTTACTTGAACAGTTTCCTTTAACGATGTTCGTATCAATTGTTGCAGTTATCTTAATAGCTTCATTTTTCGTTACATCTGCAGACTCAGCTACGGTTGTGCTAGGAATGCAAACAACAAATGGTATGCTTAATCCACCAAACGTTGTTAAATTAGTATGGGGAATCATTATCTCAGGTACAGCAGCTGTTCTTCTAACTTCTGAACAAGGATTAACCGCCTTACAGACTACAGCGATTATCGGAGCCTTCCCTTTTACCTTTATTATGATCTTAATGATTGTATCCCTTATGAAATCACTGGGAGAAGAAAAACCATTGCTTGCTCAAGATAAAGAAAGACTGCGCCAAGAGCGTGCACGATTAAAAAGTGAGCAAAATAAGTTAAAAGAAGAGAAAGAAAAGTTTAGAAAAGCTAAAATAGATAGCTTAAAAAATAAAAAATAA